The Rhodocytophaga rosea genome has a segment encoding these proteins:
- a CDS encoding PA14 domain-containing protein: protein MAQQPYYPAEVESPQNILNVNGMWYYTSNHFDSCGSTTPYEPYDCVTFVKGFNLWKSNGTPAGTHKIRSFSFSADLEDGGPDEIPDDAFIPFNNSLVYIGARDPYSFSLEKIDNNSTTHVELKYFSYNRSAYNFEYQFTQAGNLLYFVANNSGLNGIGNYGTELWKTDGTPQGTVMVKDIRPGSPSSNPYGLKKDINNKILYFTAHDGTGNKLWQSDGTTSGTVPAVRIIPAPKLVEFQAGSRTQMHLSWRETFQDNTVGFDQYDTVVVERSSTINGPFARVAAIPYWGFTYADNNLTPNTTYYYRLKGIKANLHSPYTSVSSATTHPEVTSPLNATKQWDKLFANFYPYAALGTSSGQYLIFSNYPSNSLTLLNSNGEPIWTKPINGKFSQITATTDGNYLLSENIQIATHEWQLHLVKINGNGNILWDKTLNEHRTTIIATSDGGFLIGSYSTQRNDDYRIIKLSSNAEKQWEKTFGGNQADNLSAVIQTSDGGYLLGGKSYSGIGGDKTEASLDSKDDNTEAWKNGTGDYWVVKISANGSKEWDRTLGGEFSDNLIQLVQAADGGYLLGGNSKSFSSDRLSCGQYEGEKNENLWLVKISSNGTKLWEKSLKTESTFGVGNAPHNDLLVTLQKTADGGFLIGSTSDSGKTNNKSESSRGMSEVACYNDGYSQEVFYTPDYWLIKLSNGGDKLWDKTFGSFENDYLGSVIQNPDGSYLLVGSTYSTTANDGDKTQAGTGTWVIKTKGTIPPTVTCSATGSILREKWVNVTGNSVSAIPVNTAPASSSQLTSFESASNQGDNYGERIRGYLCVPASGSYTFYIAGDDKCELWLSTDDDPSKKTKIAVVSAYTGVRVWNKYAEQKSAAISLVAGKKYYIEALHKESTGGDNLAVGWQTPTQSTISVIPGSVLSPFVVHNTGKITREFWANVTGYQISNIPLTTAPTTTDELTIFETAANQGNTYGQRFRGYIHPQVSGNYRFYIAGDDKVELYLSSDEDPAKKTRIASITAPTSLRQWNKYASQQSIAISLVAGRKYYIEALHKENTGDDHVSVGWQLPSQTTISVIAGTYLSPFLGAPAVNIARVGVEESLESNVRLYPNPFESKLTIATQQAGKHYISVVDNLGRIVYQSVIQAETELNLTHLKAGVYMVKVSTEDGQTQVKRIVKK from the coding sequence ATGGCTCAGCAGCCATACTACCCGGCTGAAGTAGAATCTCCTCAGAATATATTGAATGTAAATGGGATGTGGTATTATACTTCCAATCATTTTGACAGTTGTGGAAGTACTACTCCGTACGAACCTTATGATTGTGTAACTTTTGTTAAAGGGTTCAACTTATGGAAAAGTAATGGCACTCCTGCAGGTACTCATAAAATCCGTTCCTTTTCCTTTAGTGCAGATCTAGAAGATGGAGGACCAGATGAAATACCTGATGATGCTTTTATTCCATTCAATAATTCACTTGTTTATATTGGCGCCAGAGATCCTTACAGTTTTTCATTAGAGAAAATAGATAATAATTCTACCACACATGTTGAATTAAAATACTTCAGCTATAATAGAAGTGCATATAATTTTGAGTATCAATTTACGCAGGCTGGTAATCTTTTATACTTTGTTGCTAATAATTCTGGACTGAATGGAATTGGAAATTATGGCACTGAACTGTGGAAAACGGATGGCACACCGCAAGGAACTGTAATGGTAAAAGATATCCGTCCGGGTTCTCCCAGTTCTAACCCCTATGGTCTTAAAAAAGACATCAACAACAAGATACTGTATTTTACAGCCCATGATGGAACTGGAAATAAACTTTGGCAAAGCGATGGAACCACTTCAGGTACGGTACCGGCAGTAAGAATTATTCCTGCACCTAAATTGGTGGAGTTTCAGGCAGGCTCCCGTACGCAAATGCATTTGAGCTGGCGTGAAACTTTTCAAGATAATACTGTAGGGTTTGATCAATATGATACGGTGGTAGTTGAGCGTTCCTCTACAATTAATGGGCCTTTTGCCCGGGTGGCCGCTATTCCGTATTGGGGTTTTACTTATGCTGACAATAATTTAACACCCAATACCACCTACTACTACCGGCTGAAAGGCATTAAAGCTAATCTTCACTCCCCTTATACAAGCGTCAGTAGTGCCACTACCCATCCTGAGGTAACTTCTCCCCTCAACGCTACCAAACAATGGGATAAACTCTTTGCCAATTTCTATCCTTATGCTGCTTTAGGTACATCTTCCGGTCAGTATTTAATCTTTTCTAATTATCCGAGCAATAGCCTGACGCTTCTCAATAGCAATGGCGAGCCTATATGGACAAAACCCATTAATGGTAAGTTCTCACAAATCACGGCTACCACAGATGGAAATTATCTATTGTCAGAGAATATTCAAATTGCTACTCATGAATGGCAGTTACACCTGGTAAAGATTAATGGAAACGGTAATATCTTATGGGACAAAACCTTAAATGAACATAGGACTACTATTATAGCTACCTCAGATGGCGGATTTCTTATAGGCTCCTATTCAACCCAAAGAAATGATGATTATAGAATTATTAAACTCAGCAGCAATGCAGAAAAACAATGGGAGAAAACCTTTGGAGGCAATCAGGCTGACAATTTAAGTGCTGTCATACAAACCTCTGATGGAGGCTACCTGCTGGGAGGTAAATCTTATTCAGGCATTGGCGGTGATAAAACAGAAGCTAGTCTGGACTCTAAAGATGACAATACTGAAGCATGGAAAAATGGCACAGGAGATTACTGGGTAGTAAAAATTTCTGCCAATGGCAGTAAAGAATGGGACAGAACATTAGGTGGTGAATTTTCAGATAATCTTATTCAACTCGTACAGGCTGCTGACGGAGGATACCTGTTAGGGGGGAACTCTAAATCTTTTTCCTCTGACCGGTTAAGTTGCGGCCAGTACGAAGGAGAAAAGAATGAAAATTTATGGCTGGTAAAAATAAGCAGCAATGGAACAAAACTTTGGGAAAAGTCACTCAAGACAGAATCCACCTTTGGAGTCGGAAATGCACCTCATAATGATTTACTGGTAACTCTTCAAAAAACGGCAGACGGAGGCTTTTTAATTGGATCTACCTCCGATTCAGGAAAAACAAACAACAAATCTGAATCAAGCAGGGGAATGAGCGAGGTAGCCTGTTATAATGATGGGTATTCACAAGAGGTGTTTTACACGCCTGATTACTGGCTCATTAAACTTAGTAATGGCGGAGATAAATTATGGGATAAAACTTTCGGAAGTTTTGAAAATGATTATTTAGGATCTGTTATTCAGAATCCGGATGGAAGCTACTTACTTGTAGGAAGCACCTATTCCACAACTGCTAATGATGGAGATAAAACACAGGCCGGCACAGGAACGTGGGTAATAAAAACCAAAGGCACAATTCCTCCTACTGTCACTTGTTCGGCCACTGGTAGTATTTTGCGGGAAAAATGGGTGAATGTAACAGGCAATTCGGTGAGTGCCATTCCCGTCAACACCGCTCCTGCTTCTTCTTCTCAGCTTACTTCCTTTGAATCTGCATCTAATCAAGGGGATAACTATGGAGAAAGAATCAGAGGCTACCTATGTGTACCTGCTAGCGGCAGTTATACTTTTTACATTGCAGGCGATGATAAATGTGAACTATGGCTCTCTACCGATGATGATCCTTCAAAGAAAACAAAGATTGCTGTTGTATCAGCTTATACAGGAGTGAGAGTCTGGAACAAGTATGCTGAGCAAAAGTCAGCAGCCATCTCTTTGGTGGCAGGTAAAAAATACTATATCGAAGCCCTGCACAAAGAATCCACCGGTGGAGATAACCTGGCTGTGGGCTGGCAAACTCCCACCCAATCAACCATCTCAGTGATTCCCGGAAGCGTGCTTTCTCCTTTTGTTGTTCACAACACAGGCAAGATCACAAGAGAATTCTGGGCCAATGTCACCGGCTACCAGATCAGCAACATTCCTCTGACTACGGCCCCTACCACCACCGATGAACTTACCATTTTTGAAACGGCTGCTAACCAGGGAAATACCTATGGCCAGCGCTTCAGAGGCTATATCCATCCTCAGGTGAGTGGCAATTACCGCTTCTACATTGCAGGTGATGATAAAGTTGAACTCTACCTGTCCTCAGATGAAGATCCGGCCAAAAAAACCAGGATTGCCTCAATCACTGCTCCTACTTCGCTCAGACAGTGGAATAAATATGCCTCTCAACAGTCGATTGCCATCTCTTTAGTAGCTGGCAGGAAGTACTACATCGAAGCTTTGCACAAAGAAAACACAGGCGACGACCATGTATCTGTAGGATGGCAACTGCCTTCTCAAACTACTATTTCTGTCATTGCAGGCACTTACCTTTCTCCTTTCCTGGGAGCTCCTGCTGTTAATATAGCCAGAGTTGGTGTAGAAGAAAGCCTGGAAAGCAACGTAAGGCTGTATCCCAATCCGTTTGAAAGCAAACTTACCATTGCAACTCAGCAGGCAGGCAAGCACTATATCTCTGTGGTAGATAACCTGGGCAGAATCGTTTATCAGAGCGTAATTCAAGCAGAAACAGAACTTAATTTGACTCACCTGAAAGCAGGGGTGTATATGGTGAAAGTTTCTACAGAGGATGGACAAACACAAGTGAAAAGGATAGTGAAAAAATAA
- a CDS encoding ELWxxDGT repeat protein, which produces MKTLLIFSIGFLRRLIKYGRGFLGKTPIPFFSLSCFVLLATFLLFLPFITYSQPTLVKDINKIPLSVIAPLHLTSFNGVLYFSAESSLHGRELWRSDGTDAGTYLLRDITTGINSSSPSMFTVVNNTLYFVANEIHKEDYINNKFEHHYELWKTDGTPQGTIQVGYFPMQSPQINLYNAYPKLQLVATNNALYFTVNNAPAGYELWKTQGSNTGKVLDVSGDPYNPFPNAYQIGAASNYIYFTASGNTTGFALWRTNGSTAGTVLVKESNTIYGITSLTAVGDILYFAFQDPNGQELWKSNGTPQGTQVVKATKTALGGLFNANGLLYFTIETSATTQLWKSNGTAAGTVLVKDGLVFPSIQTVVGNTIYFISSFQLWKTDGTTAGTVMLKSFEQESYVSIQTSAVNNTLYVRVYVYATYELSLWKSEGTSQSTTLIQEFNPSENNVFSPFLVTLRESVYFVSEESLWKSNGTPTSTQPLYPVVLNANQGSHPSSMLNVNGLIYFIAGDGVSGFALLKTNGSEANTVLVKQNGGTGPVQKANLLTYNNSTVYFQVTSYNMENQLVNVQLWKSDGTNASTVLIKTFDTGIIGESRYWNGYLYFFTGKQLWKSNGTPLGTALVKNVNTEFIGLLTVWNNALYFRDENALWKSDGTSQGTIVLKNIDGDGIANFTPGNGLLYFTDYATGLWKTDGTPAGTVSFGPKILGINSMVFFKSALYFSAAENLYKSNGTTAGTSIIKTIVKYDENNVENLTVVGNSLYFTFLSISSDLTSYNELWKSDGTPAGTQVVKLVRAQNLKAVNNTLLFEISRVLNGKSANQLWRSNGTSANTSLVAELSVQLTYSAIAANSFYFSGNDGNRGYELWKYDVEACMQAPVTNLLLIGSTVCVGENGKITIKGSQTSFTYQAYFNNGSPAGTAIMGGGDITLTIPAVSLNTGNNIFTIKAGGCVLTPLTNSATITFTATCATSCSATGSILQEKWLNITGSSVSAIPVNTAPSSSTQLTSFETTSNTGDNYGERIRGYLCVPTTGSYTFYIAGDDKCELYLSSDDDPAKKARIASVPYYTGLKVWNKYPEQKSVAISLVAGKKYYIEALHKEATGGDNVAVGWQTSSTAAISVITGSYLSPYIPQGAGKISREFWANVTGYQVSNIPLTIAPTTTNELTIFETAANQGNTYGQRFRGYIHPQVSGNYQFFVAGDDKAELWLSSDEDPAKKTKVASITAPTSLRQWNKYASQQSALIALVAGKKYYIEALHKENSGDDNISVGWQLPSQTTISVITGTYLSPFLASPTANIARVAVEESFESNLSLYPNPFESKLSLTSSHQDKLYISIVDNLGRTVYQSTIQGTQAELNLAHLKVGVYMMKISAEDGSTQVMKVVKK; this is translated from the coding sequence ATGAAAACATTATTAATTTTTTCTATTGGCTTTCTCCGGAGGCTAATAAAGTATGGACGTGGTTTTTTAGGTAAAACCCCTATACCGTTTTTTTCTCTATCCTGCTTTGTCTTACTGGCAACTTTCTTGTTATTTCTGCCTTTTATCACCTATTCGCAGCCCACCTTAGTAAAAGACATTAATAAAATTCCTCTTTCTGTTATTGCCCCTCTTCACCTTACTTCCTTCAATGGGGTTCTCTATTTTTCTGCCGAATCTTCGCTACATGGCCGCGAACTCTGGCGTAGCGATGGTACAGATGCCGGTACATATTTACTCAGAGACATTACAACAGGTATAAACAGCTCCTCTCCATCCATGTTTACTGTTGTTAACAATACCTTATATTTTGTTGCAAATGAGATACATAAGGAGGACTATATAAATAACAAGTTTGAACATCACTATGAGCTGTGGAAAACAGACGGCACTCCGCAAGGTACCATACAAGTGGGTTATTTTCCGATGCAAAGTCCACAAATCAACTTGTATAATGCCTATCCTAAACTTCAGCTGGTGGCAACAAACAATGCTTTGTATTTTACGGTCAATAATGCCCCTGCGGGCTACGAACTATGGAAGACCCAGGGCTCCAATACCGGAAAAGTACTGGACGTTTCAGGAGATCCTTACAATCCTTTCCCTAATGCCTATCAGATTGGAGCAGCCAGCAACTATATATATTTTACGGCATCCGGCAACACTACAGGTTTTGCTTTATGGCGTACCAATGGCTCTACAGCAGGAACTGTTTTAGTAAAAGAAAGCAATACAATCTATGGCATAACTTCATTGACAGCAGTGGGGGATATATTGTATTTTGCATTTCAGGACCCAAATGGACAAGAACTCTGGAAAAGCAATGGGACTCCTCAGGGAACACAAGTAGTAAAAGCTACTAAAACCGCTCTGGGTGGCCTCTTTAATGCCAATGGCCTGTTATATTTTACCATAGAAACCTCTGCTACCACCCAGTTATGGAAAAGCAATGGCACAGCTGCGGGTACAGTATTGGTAAAAGATGGGTTAGTCTTTCCTTCCATTCAGACAGTTGTCGGGAATACGATTTACTTCATTTCCTCTTTTCAGCTCTGGAAGACTGATGGCACTACTGCCGGAACAGTGATGCTCAAGTCTTTTGAACAGGAATCCTATGTATCCATACAAACCAGTGCAGTAAACAACACCTTATATGTGAGGGTGTATGTATATGCTACCTATGAACTTTCTTTGTGGAAAAGTGAGGGCACCTCGCAAAGTACTACACTGATACAGGAATTTAACCCTTCTGAAAACAATGTATTTTCTCCTTTCCTGGTTACCCTGCGGGAAAGCGTATATTTCGTTTCCGAAGAAAGTTTATGGAAAAGTAACGGCACTCCTACCTCCACCCAGCCATTATATCCGGTTGTGTTAAATGCAAACCAGGGTTCTCACCCATCCTCTATGCTGAATGTAAATGGGCTGATCTATTTTATAGCTGGTGACGGGGTTTCTGGCTTTGCACTCTTGAAAACCAATGGCTCAGAAGCCAATACGGTATTAGTTAAACAAAACGGAGGTACTGGTCCGGTACAGAAAGCAAACCTACTCACCTATAATAATAGTACGGTTTACTTCCAGGTCACCAGTTATAATATGGAAAACCAGCTGGTGAATGTCCAGCTCTGGAAAAGCGATGGCACCAATGCCTCAACGGTCCTGATTAAAACCTTTGATACTGGCATAATCGGAGAATCACGCTACTGGAACGGATATCTGTATTTCTTTACCGGAAAGCAGTTATGGAAAAGTAACGGCACTCCCCTGGGAACAGCGCTTGTTAAAAACGTAAACACTGAGTTTATAGGCTTACTTACCGTATGGAACAATGCCCTGTATTTTAGAGATGAAAATGCATTATGGAAAAGTGATGGCACTTCGCAAGGCACCATCGTTCTAAAAAACATAGATGGGGATGGTATTGCTAACTTTACCCCTGGCAATGGCTTGCTCTACTTCACTGATTATGCCACCGGCCTATGGAAAACCGATGGCACACCTGCCGGAACAGTCTCTTTCGGCCCTAAAATCCTTGGCATCAATAGTATGGTCTTTTTTAAGAGTGCGCTGTATTTCAGTGCAGCTGAGAACCTCTATAAAAGCAATGGCACCACTGCCGGTACCTCAATTATCAAAACTATAGTAAAATATGATGAAAACAATGTAGAGAATTTAACAGTTGTCGGCAATAGCCTATATTTTACCTTTTTGAGTATTTCCTCGGACCTGACTTCTTATAATGAGTTATGGAAAAGCGATGGCACGCCAGCGGGTACACAGGTTGTTAAGCTCGTAAGAGCCCAGAATCTTAAAGCTGTAAACAATACCCTGCTGTTTGAGATATCAAGAGTCCTGAATGGTAAGAGTGCAAATCAGTTATGGAGGAGTAACGGTACCTCTGCCAATACGAGCCTGGTAGCAGAGTTATCGGTGCAGCTTACTTATTCCGCTATTGCCGCTAATTCATTCTATTTCAGTGGAAATGATGGCAATAGAGGATATGAACTATGGAAATATGATGTGGAGGCTTGTATGCAGGCTCCTGTTACAAACTTATTATTAATAGGCAGCACGGTTTGCGTAGGCGAAAATGGTAAGATCACTATTAAAGGCAGCCAGACTAGCTTCACTTATCAGGCCTACTTTAACAATGGTTCTCCCGCAGGTACGGCTATTATGGGTGGTGGTGATATTACCCTAACTATTCCAGCTGTCAGTTTGAATACAGGAAACAACATATTCACTATTAAAGCCGGTGGTTGCGTACTTACGCCTCTTACTAACTCAGCCACCATTACCTTTACAGCCACTTGTGCAACATCCTGCTCAGCCACAGGCAGTATCTTACAGGAAAAGTGGCTCAATATCACAGGCAGTTCGGTGAGCGCTATTCCAGTAAACACGGCTCCTAGTTCTTCTACTCAACTTACTTCCTTTGAAACTACCTCTAATACTGGAGATAACTATGGAGAACGAATCAGAGGCTATTTGTGTGTTCCCACTACCGGCAGCTACACCTTCTACATTGCAGGCGATGATAAATGTGAACTCTACCTTTCCTCAGATGATGACCCTGCCAAGAAAGCCAGGATTGCTTCCGTACCTTATTATACGGGGTTGAAAGTGTGGAACAAATACCCTGAGCAGAAATCAGTAGCTATCTCCTTAGTAGCAGGTAAAAAGTACTATATCGAAGCCCTGCACAAAGAAGCCACCGGCGGGGATAATGTTGCTGTAGGCTGGCAGACCTCTTCTACGGCTGCTATCAGCGTGATTACAGGAAGCTACCTGTCTCCTTATATTCCCCAGGGAGCAGGCAAAATCTCAAGGGAATTCTGGGCGAATGTGACAGGCTATCAGGTCAGCAACATTCCTCTTACCATTGCCCCTACCACCACTAATGAGCTTACCATTTTTGAAACGGCTGCTAACCAGGGAAATACCTATGGCCAGCGCTTCAGAGGCTATATCCATCCACAGGTGAGTGGCAATTACCAATTCTTTGTGGCAGGCGATGATAAAGCTGAGTTATGGCTTTCCTCAGATGAAGATCCGGCCAAAAAAACCAAAGTTGCCTCAATCACTGCTCCTACATCCCTGAGACAATGGAATAAATATGCTTCCCAGCAGTCAGCCTTGATTGCCTTGGTAGCAGGTAAGAAGTATTACATCGAAGCTTTGCACAAAGAAAACAGTGGTGATGACAATATATCTGTGGGATGGCAACTGCCTTCTCAAACTACTATTTCTGTCATTACAGGTACCTACCTTTCTCCTTTCCTGGCCTCTCCAACAGCAAACATAGCCAGAGTAGCTGTAGAAGAAAGCTTTGAAAGCAACCTAAGCCTGTATCCCAATCCTTTTGAAAGCAAACTTTCACTTACCAGTTCACATCAAGACAAACTGTACATCAGTATAGTGGATAATCTGGGCAGAACAGTTTATCAATCCACAATACAAGGAACACAAGCAGAACTCAACTTGGCACATCTAAAAGTAGGCGTGTATATGATGAAAATTTCTGCAGAAGACGGCTCAACCCAAGTGATGAAGGTAGTTAAAAAGTAA